One genomic window of Bacteroidota bacterium includes the following:
- a CDS encoding chloride channel protein: MAGKRNILGRFLIWRIKHISDKHFIMILSVVIGVLAGLGAVIIKNGVRLIKQLLTHGFSEEYYNLLYFVYPAIGILVAVIYVRFIVRQHVGHGIPSVLYAISRNHGVIKRHNIFSSIITSVFTVGFGGSVGLEGPTVATGAAIGSNLGQFLRLNYRQITLMLGLASSAAMAAIFKSPIAAVVFAIEVIMIDLTLASVIPLLIASATGVLTSYFFLGQAVLYPFEMKTGFTLQEIPWYIMLGILAGFISIYFTKMYIFIEGRFSRIKKWYNKWLIGSVILGFLVFIFPPLYGEGYEAVNACLKGDYSLLFENSLFYDFREEFIFVFLLFLLIIFFKAIATSVTFGAGGIGGIFAPTLFLGAFTGLFFANLVNYLGIGELTVSNYALVGMGGLIAGVLHAPLTGIFLIAEITSGYKLFVPLMITATISYATIKIFITNSVYTYQLAKRGELITHHKDKAILSLLRVNKLIETNFKPINPDATLGDLVKVISQSTRNLFPVIDADQNFYGLVFLDDIRNIMFQPEKYDTVKINSLMFMPEAFVDPEESMEEVAAKFKRTGNYNLPVLKDGKYIGFISRANVFSEYRKMLQEFSED; encoded by the coding sequence ATGGCTGGAAAAAGAAATATATTAGGCCGCTTCCTTATCTGGAGGATCAAACATATAAGTGACAAGCACTTCATAATGATCCTCAGCGTTGTGATTGGAGTTCTGGCTGGTTTGGGTGCCGTGATCATCAAAAACGGCGTCCGGCTGATCAAGCAGCTTCTCACGCATGGTTTTTCCGAAGAGTATTACAACCTGCTTTATTTCGTCTATCCTGCCATTGGTATACTGGTGGCTGTTATCTATGTGAGGTTTATAGTCAGGCAACATGTTGGTCATGGCATTCCCAGCGTTTTATATGCAATATCCAGGAATCACGGAGTGATTAAACGGCACAATATTTTCTCATCCATTATCACTTCCGTATTTACCGTTGGTTTTGGAGGTTCCGTAGGACTTGAAGGCCCGACCGTTGCAACAGGAGCGGCTATTGGCTCCAACCTCGGACAATTCTTGAGACTAAACTACCGGCAAATAACACTTATGCTCGGTCTTGCAAGTTCAGCAGCCATGGCAGCCATCTTTAAATCCCCGATTGCCGCCGTGGTTTTTGCAATAGAGGTGATCATGATAGATCTTACCCTCGCTTCTGTGATCCCCTTGCTTATTGCTTCGGCAACCGGGGTATTGACTTCTTACTTTTTCCTGGGACAAGCAGTGCTTTATCCTTTTGAGATGAAGACAGGTTTCACACTCCAGGAAATACCCTGGTATATTATGTTGGGTATTCTTGCCGGGTTTATATCCATTTATTTCACTAAAATGTATATTTTCATTGAGGGTAGATTTTCCAGGATAAAAAAGTGGTACAATAAATGGTTAATAGGCTCGGTGATACTTGGGTTTTTGGTTTTTATTTTCCCCCCATTATACGGTGAAGGCTACGAAGCGGTTAATGCCTGTCTGAAAGGTGATTATAGTTTGCTTTTTGAAAACAGCCTCTTTTATGATTTCCGGGAAGAGTTTATTTTTGTCTTTCTGCTTTTTCTGCTGATCATTTTTTTCAAGGCCATTGCCACATCCGTGACCTTCGGGGCAGGAGGCATAGGAGGTATTTTTGCCCCTACCCTTTTCCTTGGGGCATTTACAGGATTGTTTTTTGCAAACCTGGTAAATTATCTTGGAATCGGAGAACTCACAGTTAGCAACTATGCCCTTGTTGGCATGGGCGGCTTGATTGCAGGGGTTCTGCATGCACCCCTTACCGGGATTTTCCTTATAGCAGAAATTACTTCAGGATATAAACTCTTTGTCCCCCTGATGATCACCGCAACCATTTCCTATGCTACCATTAAAATCTTCATAACCAATTCGGTGTATACCTATCAGCTGGCGAAGAGGGGGGAACTGATCACTCATCACAAAGACAAAGCCATTCTTTCCTTACTGAGGGTTAACAAGCTGATAGAAACCAATTTCAAACCCATTAATCCCGACGCCACTCTTGGAGACCTGGTAAAGGTTATTTCCCAGTCAACTCGGAACCTCTTTCCGGTTATTGACGCAGATCAAAACTTCTATGGACTTGTCTTCCTGGATGATATCCGAAATATCATGTTCCAACCCGAAAAATATGACACTGTTAAAATAAACAGCCTGATGTTTATGCCGGAGGCTTTTGTCGATCCTGAGGAATCGATGGAAGAGGTTGCTGCAAAGTTCAAAAGAACGGGAAACTACAATCTTCCTGTATTGAAAGATGGAAAGTATATAGGATTTATATCCAGGGCAAATGTATTTTCAGAATACAGGAAAATGTTACAGGAGTTTTCTGAAGATTGA